From the genome of Pantoea alfalfae, one region includes:
- the sulA gene encoding SOS-induced cell division inhibitor SulA has translation MRTQHPDNARYAHHYASSSVPASQGGGITELRCSEQPGMMQMLLLPLLQQLSQQSRWQLWLTPAHKLNRTWMQESGLPLDKSMHIADSERLNAVEAMVKALRTGNYSVVLAWIPYDLGEDERRQLENAAAEGDALGLILRASGTSEAPLRPQSAIKIQSDLFH, from the coding sequence ATGCGAACACAACATCCTGATAATGCACGCTATGCTCATCATTACGCGTCCTCTTCCGTTCCGGCCTCTCAGGGCGGTGGAATTACTGAGTTACGCTGCAGCGAGCAGCCCGGTATGATGCAGATGCTGCTGTTGCCATTATTACAGCAGCTGAGTCAGCAATCACGCTGGCAGTTGTGGTTAACACCGGCACATAAACTGAATCGCACCTGGATGCAGGAGTCGGGATTACCGCTGGATAAAAGTATGCATATCGCCGATTCTGAACGTCTGAATGCGGTGGAAGCGATGGTCAAGGCATTACGTACAGGAAATTACAGTGTCGTTCTGGCATGGATTCCTTATGACCTTGGCGAAGATGAGCGCCGTCAACTTGAAAATGCGGCGGCAGAGGGTGACGCGCTGGGTTTGATTTTGCGGGCAAGCGGGACATCGGAAGCGCCTCTCAGACCGCAAAGTGCGATAAAAATTCAGTCGGATTTGTTTCATTAA
- the ompA gene encoding porin OmpA → MKKTAIAIAVALAGFATVAQAAPKDDTWYTGAKLGWSQYHDTGYYGNGYENNDGPTHESQLGAGAFVGYQANPYLGFELGYDWLGRMPNKGNVTNGAFKAQGVQLAAKLSYPIYDDLDVYTRLGGMVWRADSTQTNPTTGRISDHDTGVSPLAAVGVEYALTKNWATRLDYQWVNNIGDAQTVGTRPDNGMLSVGVSYRFGQDDVAAPAPAPAPAPAPVVETKRFTLKSDVLFTFNKSTLKPEGQQALDQLYSQLSSMDPKDGSVVVLGFTDRIGSEQYNQKLSEKRAQSVVDYLVSKGIPSNKISARGMGESNPVTGNTCDSVKGRNALIDCLAPDRRVEIDVKGIKDVVTQPQA, encoded by the coding sequence ATGAAAAAGACAGCTATCGCAATTGCAGTGGCACTGGCTGGCTTCGCTACCGTAGCGCAGGCCGCTCCAAAAGATGACACCTGGTACACCGGTGCTAAACTGGGCTGGTCTCAGTATCACGACACTGGTTACTACGGTAACGGTTACGAAAACAATGACGGTCCAACTCATGAAAGCCAGCTGGGTGCAGGTGCATTCGTTGGTTACCAGGCAAATCCATACCTGGGCTTCGAGCTGGGCTATGACTGGCTGGGTCGCATGCCTAACAAAGGCAACGTGACTAACGGCGCATTCAAAGCACAGGGCGTTCAGCTGGCTGCTAAACTGAGCTACCCAATCTATGACGATCTGGACGTGTATACTCGTCTGGGCGGCATGGTATGGCGTGCAGATTCAACGCAGACTAACCCAACTACTGGCCGCATCAGCGACCACGACACCGGCGTATCTCCGCTGGCTGCTGTTGGTGTTGAATATGCGCTGACCAAAAACTGGGCTACCCGTCTGGACTACCAGTGGGTTAACAACATCGGTGATGCACAGACCGTTGGTACGCGTCCAGACAACGGCATGCTGAGCGTAGGCGTTTCATACCGCTTCGGTCAGGATGACGTCGCTGCTCCGGCGCCAGCTCCGGCTCCAGCACCAGCTCCAGTTGTTGAAACCAAGCGTTTCACTCTGAAGTCTGACGTTCTGTTCACCTTCAACAAATCTACCCTGAAGCCAGAAGGCCAGCAGGCTCTGGATCAGCTGTACAGCCAGCTGAGCTCAATGGATCCTAAAGATGGTTCCGTTGTCGTACTGGGCTTCACCGATCGCATCGGTTCAGAGCAGTACAACCAGAAACTGTCTGAGAAACGTGCTCAGTCAGTCGTAGATTACCTGGTATCTAAAGGTATTCCTTCTAACAAGATCTCTGCACGTGGCATGGGTGAATCTAACCCAGTTACCGGCAACACCTGTGACAGCGTGAAAGGCCGTAATGCCCTGATCGACTGCCTGGCGCCGGACCGTCGTGTAGAAATCGACGTTAAAGGTATCAAAGACGTTGTAACTCAGCCACAGGCTTAA
- the matP gene encoding macrodomain Ter protein MatP, whose product MKYQQLENLECGWKWKYLVKKHREGELITRHLELSAAQAAVDKLLAMENNPVTVNEWIAEHIHSDLDNRLKQTIRARRKRHFNAEHQHTRKKSIDLEYLVWQRLAGLAQRRGCTLSETIVQLIEDAERKEKYATQMSSLKQDLQAILGKSGSESE is encoded by the coding sequence ATGAAATACCAGCAACTCGAAAATCTTGAATGTGGATGGAAGTGGAAATACCTGGTGAAAAAACATCGGGAAGGTGAACTGATCACGCGTCACCTTGAGTTAAGCGCGGCACAGGCGGCAGTGGATAAACTGCTGGCGATGGAAAATAATCCGGTGACGGTGAACGAGTGGATTGCAGAACATATTCATTCTGATCTTGATAACCGGCTGAAGCAGACCATCCGTGCCAGGCGCAAACGCCATTTCAACGCTGAACATCAGCATACCCGAAAAAAATCGATAGACCTGGAGTATCTGGTCTGGCAGCGGCTGGCAGGCCTCGCTCAGCGGCGTGGCTGCACGCTTTCTGAAACGATTGTTCAGCTGATAGAAGATGCGGAACGCAAAGAGAAATATGCCACTCAGATGTCGAGTCTGAAGCAGGATTTGCAGGCGATTCTGGGTAAATCGGGTTCAGAGAGCGAGTAA
- a CDS encoding AAA family ATPase: MQQRKTCCHHHIFNRKSAVLNKDESCIISLFLKQINAIILTSTQLTWQTLQPDSAQYQSVFSRIADEETDALATVQPRLLNALAHLHHQSQGFPLLLVRSQENRDYLTFIVQAAQRVMADSTTLSGGDYHIMADNVTLQPPSDPQRPFTSQGGIHFAEWIEMEQLFGCVRQYKDRIQLEPGLIHRANGGTLVLSLRSLLTQPILWLRLKKCIEQGYVEWTSQDERRPLPVSIPSLPLSLNLVLCGDREALADFQELDPEAHEMAIYTEFEENIQVLDEDDMLAWCRWSTELAQQAGLPVPEADFWPELIKEGVRYSGDQDTLPLCPRWLQRQMRESALMGDVLNAEALRDALEARLWRENYLNERMRDEILLRQILIETEGEVVGQINGLSVVEYPGHPRAWGDPSRITCVVHPGDGEFMDIERKAELGGNIHAKGMMIMQAFLIAELELDQQLPFSASMVFEQSYSEVDGDSASLAELCALISALANQPINQQIAVTGSVDQFGNVQPVGGLNEKIEGFFDICHQRELTGQQGVIIPACNVRHLSLNQPVVTAVEQGRFHIWAIDRADEALPLLTGKIWSTEDGQGDCLLNTIQERISLFNQPDVPQRPWALRWLNWFNHR, from the coding sequence ATGCAGCAACGAAAAACATGCTGCCATCATCACATCTTCAACAGGAAGTCTGCAGTGCTTAACAAGGATGAATCCTGTATAATCTCGCTTTTCTTAAAACAGATAAATGCGATTATTTTGACCAGCACTCAACTTACGTGGCAGACCTTACAGCCGGATAGCGCGCAATACCAATCCGTTTTCTCCCGAATTGCTGATGAAGAAACTGATGCTCTGGCAACGGTACAGCCCCGGTTGCTGAATGCGCTGGCGCATTTACATCACCAGTCGCAGGGATTCCCGTTACTGCTGGTTAGAAGCCAGGAGAATCGCGATTATCTGACATTCATCGTTCAGGCCGCGCAGCGGGTCATGGCTGACAGTACCACTCTGTCCGGCGGTGATTACCATATCATGGCTGACAACGTCACGCTTCAGCCCCCATCCGATCCGCAACGCCCATTCACCAGTCAGGGTGGTATTCACTTTGCTGAGTGGATTGAGATGGAGCAGTTGTTTGGCTGCGTGCGGCAGTATAAAGATCGCATCCAGCTTGAGCCAGGGCTGATCCATCGCGCCAATGGCGGCACGCTGGTACTGTCACTGCGTAGCCTGCTGACGCAGCCAATTCTATGGCTGCGCCTGAAAAAGTGTATTGAGCAAGGCTATGTTGAGTGGACCTCTCAGGATGAACGCCGCCCGCTACCTGTCTCGATTCCTTCATTACCGCTCAGTCTTAACCTGGTCCTGTGCGGCGACCGCGAAGCGCTTGCGGATTTTCAGGAGCTCGACCCTGAAGCGCATGAAATGGCCATCTATACTGAATTTGAAGAGAACATTCAGGTTCTTGATGAAGATGACATGCTGGCCTGGTGTCGCTGGAGTACTGAACTGGCGCAACAGGCGGGCCTGCCCGTGCCGGAAGCGGACTTCTGGCCAGAGCTGATCAAAGAAGGTGTCCGTTACAGCGGCGATCAGGATACGCTACCCCTCTGCCCGCGCTGGCTGCAGCGTCAGATGCGCGAGTCGGCTCTGATGGGCGACGTACTCAATGCTGAAGCATTGCGTGATGCGCTTGAAGCGCGCTTGTGGCGCGAGAATTATCTCAATGAACGGATGCGTGATGAGATCCTGCTGCGACAGATTCTGATTGAAACCGAAGGCGAAGTAGTCGGTCAGATTAACGGCCTGTCGGTGGTGGAATATCCTGGTCATCCCCGTGCCTGGGGCGACCCCTCTCGTATTACCTGCGTGGTTCATCCCGGCGATGGCGAGTTCATGGATATTGAGCGTAAGGCGGAGCTGGGCGGTAACATTCATGCTAAAGGCATGATGATCATGCAGGCATTTTTGATTGCCGAGCTGGAGCTCGATCAGCAACTGCCCTTCTCAGCCTCAATGGTCTTTGAGCAATCCTATTCCGAGGTGGACGGTGACAGCGCTTCGCTGGCTGAACTCTGTGCCTTAATCAGCGCATTGGCGAATCAGCCGATCAATCAGCAAATCGCCGTGACTGGTTCAGTCGATCAGTTTGGCAACGTACAACCGGTAGGCGGACTGAATGAGAAGATCGAAGGCTTCTTTGATATCTGTCATCAGCGTGAACTAACGGGTCAGCAGGGTGTGATTATTCCTGCCTGCAACGTTCGTCATCTCAGTCTTAACCAGCCCGTTGTGACAGCGGTTGAACAGGGTCGCTTCCACATCTGGGCGATCGACCGTGCTGATGAAGCGCTGCCGCTCCTGACCGGTAAAATCTGGAGTACTGAAGATGGTCAGGGTGACTGCCTGCTGAACACCATCCAGGAACGCATTAGCCTGTTTAACCAGCCGGACGTGCCGCAACGTCCCTGGGCGCTCCGCTGGCTTAACTGGTTCAACCACCGTTAA
- the fabA gene encoding bifunctional 3-hydroxydecanoyl-ACP dehydratase/trans-2-decenoyl-ACP isomerase: MVDKRESYTKEDLILSGRGELFGENGPPLPSGNMLMMDRVVKMTEDGGKYDKGFVEAELDINPDLWFFGCHFIGDPVMPGCLGLDAMWQLVGFYLGWLGGEGKGRALGVGEVKFTGQVLPEAKKVTYRIHFKRVINRKLVMGVADGEVLVDGNLIYTASDLKVGLFKDTAAF, from the coding sequence ATGGTAGATAAACGCGAATCCTATACCAAAGAAGATCTGATTCTGTCAGGTCGTGGTGAACTGTTTGGCGAAAATGGTCCGCCGCTTCCATCTGGCAACATGCTGATGATGGACCGCGTGGTCAAAATGACCGAAGACGGCGGCAAATATGACAAAGGCTTTGTTGAAGCGGAGCTGGATATCAATCCTGATCTCTGGTTCTTCGGCTGTCACTTTATTGGCGATCCGGTGATGCCGGGCTGTCTGGGCCTGGATGCCATGTGGCAGCTGGTCGGTTTCTATCTGGGCTGGCTGGGCGGCGAAGGTAAAGGTCGTGCGCTGGGCGTGGGTGAAGTGAAATTCACCGGACAGGTCCTGCCTGAAGCGAAGAAAGTCACCTACCGCATTCACTTCAAACGTGTGATTAACCGTAAACTGGTGATGGGCGTGGCAGATGGTGAAGTGCTGGTTGACGGCAACCTTATTTATACCGCCAGCGATCTGAAAGTCGGCCTGTTTAAAGATACTGCCGCTTTTTAA
- the rmf gene encoding ribosome modulation factor codes for MKRQKRDRLERAHSRGYQAGITGRSKEMCPYQLIDAKSHWLGGWRQAMEDRSVAA; via the coding sequence ATGAAGAGACAGAAACGAGACCGCCTCGAACGCGCCCATTCACGTGGTTATCAGGCAGGCATTACTGGACGCTCAAAAGAGATGTGTCCGTATCAGTTGATTGACGCTAAGTCTCACTGGTTGGGAGGTTGGCGACAAGCCATGGAGGACAGGTCGGTAGCTGCATAA
- the pqiC gene encoding membrane integrity-associated transporter subunit PqiC: protein MKKGLILCAALVLSACSSSVDNTWYQLPSGAASMKVSSSQLNEAQPMLWVQQVTVPDYLAGNGLVYQTSDVKYVIAANNLWASPLDQQLQQTLITNLSKALPGRLVAGSPLGAQHDTLNVTITGFQGRYDGKAIVSGEWTLEHQGRVTKQAFNLVLPQTEDGYDAMVRTLAAGWQQTAQTIANNVVALN from the coding sequence GTGAAAAAAGGATTGATACTTTGTGCCGCGCTGGTGTTGAGTGCGTGCAGCAGCAGCGTTGACAATACCTGGTATCAGCTGCCATCCGGGGCGGCTTCCATGAAGGTCAGCAGCAGCCAGCTGAATGAAGCGCAGCCGATGTTATGGGTGCAGCAGGTGACGGTGCCGGATTATCTGGCAGGCAACGGACTGGTTTATCAGACCAGCGATGTCAAATATGTTATCGCCGCGAATAATCTCTGGGCCAGCCCGCTTGATCAGCAGTTGCAGCAGACATTGATCACTAACCTGAGCAAGGCGCTGCCAGGCCGGCTGGTAGCCGGGTCACCGTTAGGCGCCCAGCACGACACGCTGAATGTAACCATTACAGGCTTCCAGGGACGCTACGATGGCAAAGCGATTGTCAGTGGAGAATGGACGCTGGAACATCAGGGCCGTGTGACCAAACAGGCATTTAACCTCGTGCTGCCGCAGACTGAAGATGGCTACGATGCGATGGTCAGAACGCTGGCGGCGGGTTGGCAGCAGACCGCACAGACGATTGCTAATAATGTGGTTGCGTTAAATTAA
- the pqiB gene encoding intermembrane transport protein PqiB: MTETNHGHAKVEQIKRWSPVWIVPIVTLLIGGWILFYHFSHQGPEVTLITENAEGIVAGKTTIKSRSVDVGVVESAVLSDDLHHVEIKARLNAGMEKLLHSDSVFWVVKPQVGREGISGLGTLLSGAYIELQPGTKKQPPEQFKLLDAPPLAPPDAKGIRIVLDSKKAGQLNPGDPVLFRGYRVGTVETSVFDTDKRMMTYQLFVAAPYDRLITTNVRFWKDSGIAVDMSASGMRVEMGSLTTLFSGGVSFDVPDGWALGEPAQNKSDYHLFDDQRSIQDSLYTNHIDYVMFFSDSIRGLQAGAPVEFRGIRLGTVSEAPLMKAGLVQALNNDYRVPVLIRIEPDRFVSRLGENFDLEQHLQDGKKRGLRATLKTGSLLSGALYVDLDFYDNAPPYKGPQKVSGYEVIPTVSGGLSQIQQKLMAALDKINSLPLNGMVNEATGTLKESQKTMRDLQRTIDNINKVTGSPAMKTLPEDLQQTLRELNRSMKGLQPGSPAYSKLVGDMQRLDQVLRELQPVLKTLNTKSNALVFEAKPGQDPQPKRAKQ; encoded by the coding sequence TTGACGGAAACTAACCACGGCCATGCAAAGGTGGAACAGATTAAGCGCTGGTCGCCGGTCTGGATTGTCCCCATCGTTACGCTGTTAATCGGTGGCTGGATCCTCTTTTATCACTTCAGCCATCAGGGGCCGGAAGTCACCTTAATCACCGAAAATGCCGAAGGCATTGTTGCCGGTAAAACCACGATTAAAAGTCGCAGCGTCGATGTCGGCGTGGTGGAGAGCGCGGTATTAAGCGACGATCTTCACCATGTGGAAATCAAAGCGCGTCTGAATGCGGGCATGGAAAAGCTGCTCCACAGCGACAGTGTTTTCTGGGTAGTGAAACCGCAGGTGGGGCGTGAAGGGATCAGCGGGCTTGGCACGCTGCTGTCAGGTGCTTATATCGAACTGCAGCCCGGCACCAAAAAACAGCCACCCGAGCAATTTAAGCTGCTGGATGCGCCGCCGTTAGCGCCACCGGATGCCAAAGGTATTCGTATCGTGCTGGACAGCAAAAAGGCAGGCCAGCTTAATCCGGGTGATCCGGTGCTGTTCCGTGGCTACCGTGTCGGTACGGTTGAGACCAGCGTTTTTGATACTGACAAACGTATGATGACCTATCAGCTGTTTGTCGCTGCACCCTACGATCGCCTGATTACCACCAATGTCCGCTTCTGGAAGGACAGCGGCATTGCCGTGGATATGTCCGCCTCAGGAATGCGGGTGGAAATGGGATCGCTCACCACGCTCTTCAGCGGCGGTGTCAGTTTTGACGTGCCGGATGGCTGGGCGCTGGGCGAGCCCGCGCAGAACAAGTCTGACTACCATCTGTTTGATGATCAGCGCAGTATTCAGGACTCGCTCTACACCAATCATATCGACTACGTGATGTTCTTCTCTGACTCGATTCGTGGGCTGCAGGCGGGCGCGCCGGTTGAGTTCCGTGGCATTCGTCTGGGTACTGTCTCCGAAGCGCCACTGATGAAAGCGGGCCTGGTCCAGGCACTGAATAACGATTACCGGGTGCCGGTGCTGATCCGCATTGAGCCGGATCGTTTTGTCAGCCGATTGGGTGAGAACTTCGATCTGGAGCAGCATCTGCAGGATGGTAAAAAACGTGGCCTGCGTGCGACGCTGAAAACCGGTAGCCTGCTGTCGGGTGCGCTCTATGTCGATCTCGACTTCTATGACAATGCACCGCCTTATAAAGGCCCGCAGAAAGTTTCTGGTTATGAAGTCATCCCAACGGTCAGCGGCGGCCTGAGCCAGATTCAGCAGAAGCTGATGGCGGCGCTGGATAAGATCAATAGTCTGCCACTGAACGGTATGGTCAATGAAGCGACAGGTACGCTCAAAGAGAGCCAGAAAACGATGCGTGATCTGCAGCGCACCATCGACAACATCAATAAAGTCACCGGCAGTCCGGCCATGAAAACGCTGCCAGAAGATTTGCAGCAGACGTTACGCGAGCTTAACCGCAGCATGAAAGGCCTGCAGCCAGGTTCGCCTGCCTACAGCAAGCTGGTCGGCGATATGCAGCGGCTGGATCAGGTTCTGCGTGAACTCCAGCCGGTGTTAAAAACGCTTAACACCAAGAGCAATGCGCTGGTATTTGAGGCGAAACCGGGACAGGATCCCCAGCCGAAGAGGGCGAAACAGTGA
- the pqiA gene encoding membrane integrity-associated transporter subunit PqiA, translating into MCLAVKSNAWMLCPQCDLMIKLPDIPVGSRASCPRCDTSLTANWHEPRKRPTGYALAALFMLLLANLFPFVSMKVAGLTSQITLSQIPQVMVTEDYSSLATLFLLFVQAVPAFCMITIILLVNPVPLPVRLKTGLARILFQLRNWGMAEIFMAGVLVSFVKLMAYGDIGLETSFWPWVMFCLLQLRAFQCVDRRGLWDSLSPRPAIPHSPEVGISGLEQGLRSCPCCTAILPEAEHTCPRCGVTAQARRKHSLQWTLALLFTSILIYIPANLLPIMVTETLGTAYPSNIMAGVIVLWGDGSYPVALVIFIASIMVPTLKMLAIGWLCWDASGRGRRDSHKMHKIYEVVEFVGRWSMIDVFVIAVLSALVRMGQLMNVYPAWGAVLFAMVVIITMIAAMTFDPRLTWDRVRENNMKESRLDGN; encoded by the coding sequence ATGTGTTTAGCAGTGAAAAGTAACGCGTGGATGCTCTGTCCACAATGCGATTTAATGATTAAGCTGCCGGACATTCCCGTTGGCAGCCGTGCGTCATGCCCGCGCTGCGATACCTCTCTGACGGCCAACTGGCACGAACCCCGTAAACGGCCAACGGGCTATGCGCTGGCGGCACTCTTTATGCTGCTGCTGGCGAATCTGTTTCCTTTTGTCTCCATGAAAGTGGCGGGGCTGACCAGCCAGATTACGCTGTCGCAGATCCCACAAGTGATGGTGACGGAAGATTACAGCAGCCTGGCGACACTGTTTCTGCTGTTTGTGCAGGCGGTTCCGGCCTTTTGCATGATCACCATTATTCTGCTGGTCAATCCGGTCCCTCTGCCCGTCCGTCTCAAAACTGGTCTGGCGCGTATTCTGTTTCAGCTGCGTAACTGGGGCATGGCCGAAATCTTTATGGCGGGTGTACTGGTCAGCTTTGTCAAACTGATGGCCTATGGGGATATCGGACTGGAAACCAGCTTCTGGCCGTGGGTGATGTTCTGCCTGTTACAGTTGCGGGCCTTTCAGTGCGTTGACCGGCGGGGCTTGTGGGACAGTCTTTCCCCGCGACCTGCGATCCCTCATTCACCCGAAGTGGGCATCAGTGGTTTAGAGCAGGGCCTGCGCTCCTGTCCCTGCTGTACCGCCATTCTGCCGGAAGCTGAGCACACCTGTCCACGCTGTGGCGTTACCGCACAGGCGCGGCGTAAGCACAGCCTGCAATGGACGCTGGCGCTACTGTTCACCTCAATACTGATTTACATCCCGGCCAATCTGTTGCCGATCATGGTGACGGAAACCCTCGGTACGGCTTATCCCTCCAATATCATGGCAGGGGTCATTGTGCTGTGGGGCGATGGTTCCTATCCGGTGGCGCTGGTAATCTTTATCGCCAGTATCATGGTGCCGACGCTGAAGATGCTGGCCATCGGCTGGCTCTGCTGGGATGCCAGCGGACGCGGGCGGCGTGACAGTCATAAGATGCATAAAATTTATGAAGTGGTCGAGTTTGTTGGCCGCTGGTCAATGATCGACGTGTTTGTGATTGCCGTGCTCTCTGCGCTGGTGCGTATGGGGCAATTAATGAATGTTTATCCCGCGTGGGGGGCAGTATTGTTTGCGATGGTGGTGATTATTACCATGATCGCTGCCATGACCTTTGACCCGCGATTAACCTGGGATCGTGTACGCGAAAACAATATGAAGGAGTCGCGCCTTGACGGAAACTAA
- a CDS encoding ABC transporter ATP-binding protein, with amino-acid sequence MSLISIHGAYLSFSDAPLLDNTELHIEENERVCLVGRNGAGKSTLMKIINGEQPLDDGRIIYETDLVVARLQQDPPRNITGSVYDFVAEGVEEQAEHLKAYHAISHVVMEDPSDKNLNEMARLQSILDHQNLWQLESRIHDVLEQIGLQPDTELSSLSGGWLRKAALGRALVSNPRVLMLDEPTNHLDIETIDWLETFLKNFSGSIVFISHDRSFIRNMATRIVDLDRGKLVSWPGNYDLYLEGKEEALRVEEMQNAEFDRKLAQEEVWIRQGIKARRTRNEGRVRALKALRREHSERREVMGKANMQVGEASRSGKIVFELENVDYAVGGKTLVKDFSTQVQRGDKIALIGPNGCGKTTLLRLMLQQLKADHGRVHSGTKLEVAYFDQHRAELDPDRTVMDNLAEGKQEVLVNGKPRHVLGYLQDFLFHPKRAMTPVRALSGGERNRLLLARLFLRPSNLMILDEPTNDLDVETLELLEELIDGYQGTVLLVSHDRQFVDNTVTECWIFEGNGEIGTFVGGYHDAQQQRAAYRQHRSASPAKATANTAKPAAEKSEAKRSVNKLSYNLARELEQLPQKLEQLEARIGELQAKMSHPDFFSQAHDQTQPVLDNLAQAEQELETAFARWEELESLKNGA; translated from the coding sequence ATGTCATTAATCAGTATCCACGGCGCTTATCTCTCCTTCAGCGATGCGCCGCTGTTAGACAATACCGAGCTGCACATCGAAGAGAACGAACGCGTCTGTCTGGTGGGCCGTAACGGTGCGGGTAAATCCACGCTGATGAAAATCATCAATGGCGAACAGCCACTGGATGATGGCCGCATTATTTATGAAACCGATCTGGTGGTGGCGCGTCTGCAACAGGATCCGCCGCGCAATATTACCGGTTCGGTCTACGACTTCGTAGCTGAGGGCGTTGAAGAGCAGGCTGAGCATCTCAAAGCCTATCACGCCATTTCCCATGTGGTGATGGAAGATCCCAGCGATAAAAACCTCAATGAGATGGCGCGACTGCAGAGCATTCTCGACCATCAGAATTTGTGGCAGCTGGAGAGCCGCATCCATGACGTGCTGGAACAGATTGGTCTGCAGCCCGATACCGAGTTGTCGTCGCTCTCTGGCGGCTGGCTGCGTAAAGCCGCGCTGGGTCGTGCGCTGGTGAGTAACCCGCGCGTCCTGATGCTGGATGAGCCAACCAACCACCTTGATATCGAAACCATCGACTGGCTGGAAACCTTCCTGAAGAACTTCAGCGGCAGCATCGTCTTTATCTCGCATGACCGTTCGTTTATCCGCAATATGGCGACGCGCATTGTCGATCTTGACCGTGGCAAGCTGGTCTCCTGGCCGGGCAACTACGATCTCTATCTGGAAGGCAAAGAGGAGGCGCTGCGCGTTGAAGAGATGCAGAACGCGGAATTTGACCGCAAGCTGGCGCAGGAAGAGGTGTGGATCCGTCAGGGCATCAAAGCCCGTCGTACACGTAACGAAGGCCGTGTACGTGCGCTGAAAGCGCTGCGTCGCGAACATTCAGAACGTCGCGAAGTGATGGGCAAAGCCAACATGCAGGTCGGTGAAGCCTCCCGTTCCGGCAAGATTGTATTTGAGCTGGAAAATGTCGACTACGCAGTGGGCGGCAAAACGCTGGTGAAGGATTTCTCTACCCAGGTTCAGCGTGGCGATAAAATTGCGCTGATCGGGCCGAACGGCTGCGGTAAAACGACCTTACTGCGTCTGATGCTGCAGCAGCTGAAAGCCGATCATGGCCGCGTCCATTCCGGCACCAAGCTGGAAGTGGCCTACTTCGACCAGCATCGCGCTGAACTGGATCCGGATCGCACCGTGATGGACAACCTGGCCGAAGGCAAGCAGGAAGTGCTGGTTAACGGCAAACCGCGCCACGTGCTGGGCTATCTGCAGGACTTCCTGTTCCATCCAAAACGTGCCATGACGCCGGTGCGTGCACTCTCAGGGGGTGAACGTAACCGTCTGCTGCTGGCGCGCCTGTTCCTGCGTCCCAGCAACCTGATGATTCTGGATGAACCGACCAACGACCTCGACGTCGAAACGCTGGAGCTGCTGGAAGAGCTGATTGATGGTTATCAGGGCACCGTCTTACTGGTGAGTCACGATCGTCAGTTCGTCGACAATACGGTCACCGAGTGCTGGATTTTTGAAGGCAACGGCGAAATCGGTACCTTTGTGGGCGGTTATCACGATGCACAGCAGCAGCGTGCCGCTTACCGGCAGCACAGGTCTGCTTCGCCGGCAAAAGCGACAGCGAATACCGCTAAGCCAGCCGCCGAAAAGAGTGAAGCGAAGCGTAGCGTGAATAAGCTCAGCTACAATCTGGCGCGTGAGCTGGAACAGCTGCCGCAAAAACTGGAGCAGCTGGAAGCGCGCATCGGTGAACTGCAGGCGAAGATGAGTCACCCGGACTTCTTCAGTCAGGCACACGATCAGACGCAACCGGTGCTGGATAATCTCGCTCAGGCTGAGCAGGAGCTGGAAACCGCTTTTGCGCGCTGGGAAGAGCTAGAGTCACTGAAAAACGGCGCGTAG